The Alnus glutinosa chromosome 7, dhAlnGlut1.1, whole genome shotgun sequence genome includes a region encoding these proteins:
- the LOC133872293 gene encoding uncharacterized protein LOC133872293, with amino-acid sequence MAVPGRRNGMIDEDENEDNALFEEEGLIEFDSDTPPHLRDLAAASELGNLDALRLALDNLTGSIDEPVEDGDTALHLACLYGHLPCVQLLLERGANLEAEDEDGGIPLHDACAGGFVEIAELLLNTAKDSECIKRMLESVDAEGETPLHHAARGEHAAVVRLLLSSGASPTQSNTCGKTPIELADPGTEARSILEAAVGAAACE; translated from the exons ATGGCGGTTCCTGGAAGGCGCAACGGTATGATAGACGAAGACGAGAACGAAGACAATGCTTTGTTCGAAGAGGAGGGTCTGATAGAGTTCGACTCCGACACGCCTCCCCACCTCCGTGACCTCGCCGCCGCCTCTGAGCTCGGCAACCTCGACGCCCTCCGCCTAGCCCTCG ATAACTTGACCGGTAGCATTGATGAACCTGTGGAAGATGGGGACACGGCTCTGCATCTGGCCTGTCTCTATGGCCATTTGCCCTGTGTCCAG CTACTTTTGGAAAGAGGAGCAAACTTAGAGGCTGAGGATGAAGACGGTGGAATTCCTCTTCATGATGCTTGTGCAGGGG GATTTGTCGAGATAGCCGAGCTTCTGTTGAATACTGCTAAAGACTCAGAGTGCATAAAGAGGATGTTAGAATCAGTTGATGCAGAAGGTGAAACT CCTCTGCATCATGCAGCAAGAGGTGAGCACGCTGCTGTTGTAAGGTTGTTATTATCTTCTGGGGCTTCTCCTACACAATCAAACACTTGTGGAAAG ACCCCAATTGAGCTAGCTGATCCAGGCACAGAAGCTAGGAGTATTCTGGAAGCTGCTGTAGGTGCTGCGGCATGCGAGTAG